In bacterium, the sequence CCCAGCCAGGTATCTTTTGTATTTCATCCAGGACTAAATATACTTTGCCGCAAGGCTTTAAATAATCCTGGTATGCCTGCCAGATATTATCTAATAAATCTATAGTCAAAAAATTATAGAACTTTGGATCTTCAAAATTAACATAAAGCGTATTAGACCTTTGAACATTATTCTTGATTAACTGAGCTATTACCTGGAGTAGGAGTGTACTTTTACCACAGCGCCTCACCCCTGTTAAGGTCACAATTTCATCCGTCTCCAAATATCTTTTTATCCGGGTTAAATACTCCTCTCGCCAAATGCCTGTATCTATATCTTTCTCCCAGAAATTCCATAGAAGTAAAGCCTCTATTATTTGCTCTTTTTCCATGCTGACAGCTCCTATTATTATCCGATATATCGGATAATAATATTATATATCATCCGATAGAGTTTGTCAATAACTATTTTCTCTAAATTGCAATTCAGATATAATGAACCACAGATTCACACAAATTAACACTGATAATATCTGTGTTCATCATTTATACTACCAATCTTTCGTATTCTACCTTGGTCTTTGCAAAATTTAGAATTAGTCCAACTTCATACCCTGAAGCCTTTAAATAATTTAGCAATTGAGCCTTATGTATCTTACTTATTTCTTCTACCGCTTTTACCTCTACTATTACTTTCTCTTCCACTATTAGATCAGCTACATATACTCCCACCTCTTTCCCTTTGTAGAAGATCTTTATTTCTTTCTGAGATTCTACATGCATTCTTTTTAACCTTAGTTCGTGAATGAGTGAGTTCTCATAGACTTTTTCTAGGAATCCACATCCTAAGGCATTATGTACCTCAAAGGCAGCGTTTAGAATTTGATAAGTTGTCTCTTTATACTTAAATTCCTTATTCATATTTTGTTAGATACACACAGATTAATTTTTTTAATATCTGAGTACATCTGTGTTTATCTGTGGTTTTATCTAATGTCTGAATCACCGTTCTCTAACAGCAACAAAGAGTTAGCTGTCGCCTCTGTGAGCCATAAAGGCACAGAGGCACAAAGTCTGGTAGTCACAAGTTCAGTGTTACTGGTTTTCATCCTCTTTTGTACGCCACAGTCGCATGGCCGCTTTATCTGACCTCTCCTCATCCAAAGAAAGACTTTCTGGCTTTTCTTCTTTTAATTGACGCTCTATTTGCCTTTTTAACCTATCTTTAAGATTACGGCGCAATGATGGCTCATCCCCTAATTGAATATCTATTTTAGTGTCTTCATCTTCAATAATTAACATAAAAAGAGAGAATAAGACAGGTTCCTCTGCATCCTTTTTATCAAGCTTAGACTTAGAGAAATTCATTGTCATATTAGTACATTCTTCGATTAATTTATTAAAGAATGGGAGACTAATCAACTTATCAAATGAAGAGGACTTATCATTAGATTCTATTATCTCTCTAAGTAATTTTATTAAAGTAGATTCTTCCGGTGTTTCCTCCTCAGGC encodes:
- a CDS encoding GxxExxY protein; its protein translation is MNKEFKYKETTYQILNAAFEVHNALGCGFLEKVYENSLIHELRLKRMHVESQKEIKIFYKGKEVGVYVADLIVEEKVIVEVKAVEEISKIHKAQLLNYLKASGYEVGLILNFAKTKVEYERLVV